The following coding sequences lie in one Carassius gibelio isolate Cgi1373 ecotype wild population from Czech Republic chromosome A17, carGib1.2-hapl.c, whole genome shotgun sequence genomic window:
- the LOC127933379 gene encoding uncharacterized protein LOC127933379 isoform X1: MGNCGSFDPEDEFSYHPDEWCDQCNCPKPPASQNYDPLIPYPSQYTPPPSSPLPENLVVALYKYEPCHSDDLGFEKGEKLKILNIDDPEWFMAESLFTGQKGYIPQNFVAKLNSMETEPWFFKNLSRNDAMRQLLAPGNTQGSFLIRESETTPGSFSLSVRDLDHTMGDIIKHYRIRNLDEGGFYITTKISFGSLSELVKHYSREADGLCTRLVKPCQTRAPQKPWWQDEWEVPREALKLERRLGQGQFGEVWMDTSRTYLVECRIANTKKRVNGWQVEHAVLQFADTPKDPKRHRKPSRRFTEDEDSTPGYTNCHIPRKKKLKEILFEDNQLTPIQSTGESTINENAARIIELEKQVKALQKQNCRLHKMLVQEIPALLVDMRQILNNKNPTKDVYEIESEDKNAPIKSSKVKLGASTVSAHCWATAKAQSTASGMARVLLMGLFSVDDLLKSNLTGGITKFNPTAELHHILDQEKLQALFDAVVKQHPGTRVSDIRKTINIKICELRQQHKQGNMP, encoded by the exons ATGGGGAACTGCGGCTCCTTTGATCCTGAGGATGAATTCTCCTACCATCCAGATGAATGGTGCGATCAATGCAACTGTCCAAAGCCTCCTGCTAgtcag AACTATGATCCTCTGATTCCGTATCCCTCCCAGTACACACCTCCACCGTCATCTCCTCTTCCAG AGAACCTGGTGGTTGCTTTATACAAATATGAGCCATGCCACAGCGATGACCTTGGGTTTGAGAAAGGGGAGAAGCTGAAAATCCTAAATAT cGATGATCCTGAATGGTTCATGGCAGAGTCTCTGTTTACTGGACAGAAGGGATACATACCACAGAATTTTGTAGCAAAACTGAACAGCATGGAGACAGAACC GTGGTTCTTTAAAAATCTCTCCAGAAACGATGCCATGAGACAATTACTAGCCCCCGGTAACACGCAGGGCTCCTTCCTCATCAGAGAGAGTGAGACCACACCAG GTAGTTTCTCCCTATCCGTGAGAGACCTGGACCACACAATGGGTGACATCATCAAGCACTACAGAATCCGCAACCTGGACGAAGGCGGATTCTACATCACCACCAAGATCTCCTTCGGTTCCCTTTCAGAGCTGGTCAAACATTATTCAC GAGAGGCTGATGGACTGTGCACTCGCCTGGTGAAGCCGTGCCAAACCCGAGCCCCTCAGAAGCCCTGGTGGCAGGATGAGTGGGAAGTGCCCCGTGAGGCTCTCAAACTGGAGCGCAGACTGGGGCAGGGACAGTTCGGGGAAGTATGGATGG ATACTTCCAGAACATATCTTGTGGAATGTCGAATTGCTAACACCAAGAAGCGTGTCAACGGATGGCAAGTTGAGCATGCAGTGTTGCAGTTTGCAG acacgccgaAAGACCCCAAGAGACACAGGAAACCCAGTCGACGGTTCACTGAAGATGAGGATTCAACTCCTGGATACACAAACTGCCATATTCCAAGGAAG AAAAAACTCAAAGAGATTCTATTTGAAGACAACCAACTTACCCCAATCCAGAGTACAGGAGAATCTACAATAAATGAGAATGCTGCCCGAATCATAGAACTTGAGAAGCAGGTCAAGGCTTTGCAGAAGCAAAACTGCAGACTGCACAAGATGCTAGTTCAAG AGATTCCAGCCTTGTTAGTGGACATGAGACAAATTCTTAACAACAAAAATCCTACAAAAGATGTATATGAGATTGAAAGTGAGGACAAAAATGCACCTATCAAATCATCCAAA GTGAAACTTGGAGCTTCTACTGTCTCCGCTCATTGTTGGGCGACTGCAAAAGCTCAGTCTACAGCCAGTGGGATGGCACGAGTGCTGCTGATGGGCCTCTTCAGTGTGGATGATCTACTCAAGTCCAATCTCACTGGAGGGATCACCAAATTCAATCCCACTGCAGAGCTACACCACATTCTTGATCAGGAAAAACTGCAAGCTTTATTTG ATGCTGTTGTGAAACAACATCCAGGGACCAGGGTATCTGATATACGAAAAACAATCAACATAAAAATTTGTGAATTAAGGCAACAACATAAGCAAGGAAACATGCCTTAA
- the LOC128031362 gene encoding uncharacterized protein LOC128031362 isoform X2 produces MALGFVVFCGTIVSLVLPVTSDGDYFDGNFAAYSPGFIYDVWHIPQPHNFDGFEPMFPMPYDTQPLSRKGKHFSLRIMNSSWSGPADTNVFHKGEQLYLQVSASPAPGQQLYVQSCHASSSPNHADKPDVALIINKGCVASKESLVKFVLQQRDRVNLMVRTSSLKSSESYIHCRVYLTDLGLTSTTKFCNYNKLKSRWVDLGGQTSVCDCCGRRCKSSKEHAELPVSLDLTAVVSTGPLIIKDKPSALQATPLAPSDYSTKSSSTAGARPDKNWIVASDSFSKGSMQNVGNVSPWPVQRGFGGDVMVVSQGLGGELSMWLPEILELVLNPVVQMEIGYPGDPTDLTFLDEPFRKLKPDETSEKSPVVALDGQASVEAVKSHDVVKDGYMWQLDDADRLYKIQEKPDVTEADHLEQLKLSLESDFDFAPNDQPLISPTPDKLSESAEDEGEVVFRQSEMVFKSAKGAKLSEPIIYSKLSLNRAVNGSTFLNYEEQKRPSMNKPDHEQNAEKSQKDEPMEGTSKIKDLVSSLLDQLRLWTVQ; encoded by the exons ATGGCATTGGGTTTTGTTGTCTTTTGTGGCACTATAGTGTCTCTAGTGCTACCTGTTACATCTGACGGGGATTATTTTGATGGAAACTTTGCAGCGTACTCACCAGGATTCATTTATGATGTCTGGCATATTCCTCAGCCTCACAATTTTGATGGATTTGAACCCATGTTTCCAATGCCATATGATACTCAGCCCCTGTCGAGAAAAGGAAAACACTTTTCATTAAGGATCATGAATT CATCTTGGAGTGGTCCAGCAGATACTAATGTCTTCCACAAAGGAGAGCAATTGTATCTGCAGGTGTCAGCCTCACCTGCACCTGGTCAACAGCTTTATGTCCAGTCCTGCCATGCTTCGTCTTCTCCAAACCATGCTGACAAACCTGATGTCGCCCTTATCATTAACAAAGG ATGTGTGGCCTCCAAAGAGTCTTTGGTGAAGTTTGTTTTGCAACAGCGTGACCGAGTAAATTTGATGGTCCGTACGTCCAGCTTAAAGTCTTCTGAG AGTTATATTCACTGCAGAGTTTATCTTACTGATTTGGGTCTGACCTCTACCACTAAATTCTGCAACTATAACAAGCTTAAGTCCAG ATGGGTTGACCTGGGTGGCCAAACCTCAGTATGTGATTGTTGTGGGAGAAGGTGCAAAAGCTCAAAAGAGCATGCAGAGCTGCCTG TGTCTCTAGACCTGACCGCAGTAGTAAGCACCGGCCCGTTGATTATCAAAGATAAACCATCTGCTCTACAGGCCACACCGCTGGCACCATCAGACTACAGCACAAAGTCCAGCTCTACAGCCGGAGCCAGACCTGATAAAAACTGGATCGTAGCAAGTGACTCTTTCTCTAAAGGCTCAATGCAAAATGTTGGCAATGTCTCCCCCTGGCCTGTTCAGCGTGGCTTTGGAGGAGATGTGATGGTTGTCAGCCAGGGCCTGGGAGGTGAATTGTCAATGTGGCTACCAGAGATCTTGGAGCTTGTGTTAAACCCAGTGGTGCAGATGGAGATTGGTTATCCAGGAGATCCCACTGATCTAACCTTTCTAGATGAACCCTTTAGAAAGCTGAAACCAGATGAGACTTCTGAGAAGAGTCCAGTAGTTGCTCTGGATGGACAAGCTTCTGTAGAAGCTGTGAAATCGCATGATGTTGTAAAGGATGGGTACATGTGGCAACTTGATGATGCTGACCGCTTGTATAAGATTCAGGAAAAACCTGATGTGACCGAAGCTGATCACCTAGAGCAGCTTAAGCTGAGTCTTGAATCCGATTTTGACTTCGCTCCAAATGACCAGCCACTGATCAGCCCTACTCCAGACAAGCTCTCTGAGAGTGCCGAGGATGAGGGAGAAGTTGTTTTCAGACAGTCTGAGATGGTCTTTAAGAGCGCTAAAGGAGCTAAACTATCAGAGCCCATTATTTACTCTAAACTGAGTCTGAATCGAGCTGTAAATGGATCCACTTTTCTTAATTATGAAGAACAGAAGAGGCCCAGCATGAACAAACCGGACCACGAGCAGAATGCGGAGAAAAGTCAAAAGGATGAGCCGATGGAGGGTACCTCTAAAATTAAAGACCTGGTTTCATCCCTACTGGATCAACTGAG ACTGTGGACCGTGCAGTGA
- the LOC128031362 gene encoding uncharacterized protein LOC128031362 isoform X1, with amino-acid sequence MALGFVVFCGTIVSLVLPVTSDGDYFDGNFAAYSPGFIYDVWHIPQPHNFDGFEPMFPMPYDTQPLSRKGKHFSLRIMNSSWSGPADTNVFHKGEQLYLQVSASPAPGQQLYVQSCHASSSPNHADKPDVALIINKGCVASKESLVKFVLQQRDRVNLMVRTSSLKSSESYIHCRVYLTDLGLTSTTKFCNYNKLKSRWVDLGGQTSVCDCCGRRCKSSKEHAELPVSLDLTAVVSTGPLIIKDKPSALQATPLAPSDYSTKSSSTAGARPDKNWIVASDSFSKGSMQNVGNVSPWPVQRGFGGDVMVVSQGLGGELSMWLPEILELVLNPVVQMEIGYPGDPTDLTFLDEPFRKLKPDETSEKSPVVALDGQASVEAVKSHDVVKDGYMWQLDDADRLYKIQEKPDVTEADHLEQLKLSLESDFDFAPNDQPLISPTPDKLSESAEDEGEVVFRQSEMVFKSAKGAKLSEPIIYSKLSLNRAVNGSTFLNYEEQKRPSMNKPDHEQNAEKSQKDEPMEGTSKIKDLVSSLLDQLRRLWTVQ; translated from the exons ATGGCATTGGGTTTTGTTGTCTTTTGTGGCACTATAGTGTCTCTAGTGCTACCTGTTACATCTGACGGGGATTATTTTGATGGAAACTTTGCAGCGTACTCACCAGGATTCATTTATGATGTCTGGCATATTCCTCAGCCTCACAATTTTGATGGATTTGAACCCATGTTTCCAATGCCATATGATACTCAGCCCCTGTCGAGAAAAGGAAAACACTTTTCATTAAGGATCATGAATT CATCTTGGAGTGGTCCAGCAGATACTAATGTCTTCCACAAAGGAGAGCAATTGTATCTGCAGGTGTCAGCCTCACCTGCACCTGGTCAACAGCTTTATGTCCAGTCCTGCCATGCTTCGTCTTCTCCAAACCATGCTGACAAACCTGATGTCGCCCTTATCATTAACAAAGG ATGTGTGGCCTCCAAAGAGTCTTTGGTGAAGTTTGTTTTGCAACAGCGTGACCGAGTAAATTTGATGGTCCGTACGTCCAGCTTAAAGTCTTCTGAG AGTTATATTCACTGCAGAGTTTATCTTACTGATTTGGGTCTGACCTCTACCACTAAATTCTGCAACTATAACAAGCTTAAGTCCAG ATGGGTTGACCTGGGTGGCCAAACCTCAGTATGTGATTGTTGTGGGAGAAGGTGCAAAAGCTCAAAAGAGCATGCAGAGCTGCCTG TGTCTCTAGACCTGACCGCAGTAGTAAGCACCGGCCCGTTGATTATCAAAGATAAACCATCTGCTCTACAGGCCACACCGCTGGCACCATCAGACTACAGCACAAAGTCCAGCTCTACAGCCGGAGCCAGACCTGATAAAAACTGGATCGTAGCAAGTGACTCTTTCTCTAAAGGCTCAATGCAAAATGTTGGCAATGTCTCCCCCTGGCCTGTTCAGCGTGGCTTTGGAGGAGATGTGATGGTTGTCAGCCAGGGCCTGGGAGGTGAATTGTCAATGTGGCTACCAGAGATCTTGGAGCTTGTGTTAAACCCAGTGGTGCAGATGGAGATTGGTTATCCAGGAGATCCCACTGATCTAACCTTTCTAGATGAACCCTTTAGAAAGCTGAAACCAGATGAGACTTCTGAGAAGAGTCCAGTAGTTGCTCTGGATGGACAAGCTTCTGTAGAAGCTGTGAAATCGCATGATGTTGTAAAGGATGGGTACATGTGGCAACTTGATGATGCTGACCGCTTGTATAAGATTCAGGAAAAACCTGATGTGACCGAAGCTGATCACCTAGAGCAGCTTAAGCTGAGTCTTGAATCCGATTTTGACTTCGCTCCAAATGACCAGCCACTGATCAGCCCTACTCCAGACAAGCTCTCTGAGAGTGCCGAGGATGAGGGAGAAGTTGTTTTCAGACAGTCTGAGATGGTCTTTAAGAGCGCTAAAGGAGCTAAACTATCAGAGCCCATTATTTACTCTAAACTGAGTCTGAATCGAGCTGTAAATGGATCCACTTTTCTTAATTATGAAGAACAGAAGAGGCCCAGCATGAACAAACCGGACCACGAGCAGAATGCGGAGAAAAGTCAAAAGGATGAGCCGATGGAGGGTACCTCTAAAATTAAAGACCTGGTTTCATCCCTACTGGATCAACTGAG AAGACTGTGGACCGTGCAGTGA
- the LOC127933379 gene encoding tyrosine-protein kinase Lck isoform X2: MGNCGSFDPEDEFSYHPDEWCDQCNCPKPPASQNYDPLIPYPSQYTPPPSSPLPENLVVALYKYEPCHSDDLGFEKGEKLKILNIDDPEWFMAESLFTGQKGYIPQNFVAKLNSMETEPWFFKNLSRNDAMRQLLAPGNTQGSFLIRESETTPGSFSLSVRDLDHTMGDIIKHYRIRNLDEGGFYITTKISFGSLSELVKHYSREADGLCTRLVKPCQTRAPQKPWWQDEWEVPREALKLERRLGQGQFGEVWMGLYNNNRRVAIKSLKTGTMSIAAFLAEANLMKTLQHPRLVRLFAVVTQEPIYIITEYMENGSLVDFLKTPEGSALTINTLIDMAAQVADGMAYIEQKNYIHRDLRAANILVSQELICKIADFGLARLIENNEYTAREGAKFPIKWTAPEAINYGTFSIKSDVWSFGVLLTEIVTHGRIPYPGMTNPEVIANLERGYRMPCPDNCPEGLYDVMKRCWTENPDSRPTFEYLRSVLEDFFTATEGQYQEQPC; the protein is encoded by the exons ATGGGGAACTGCGGCTCCTTTGATCCTGAGGATGAATTCTCCTACCATCCAGATGAATGGTGCGATCAATGCAACTGTCCAAAGCCTCCTGCTAgtcag AACTATGATCCTCTGATTCCGTATCCCTCCCAGTACACACCTCCACCGTCATCTCCTCTTCCAG AGAACCTGGTGGTTGCTTTATACAAATATGAGCCATGCCACAGCGATGACCTTGGGTTTGAGAAAGGGGAGAAGCTGAAAATCCTAAATAT cGATGATCCTGAATGGTTCATGGCAGAGTCTCTGTTTACTGGACAGAAGGGATACATACCACAGAATTTTGTAGCAAAACTGAACAGCATGGAGACAGAACC GTGGTTCTTTAAAAATCTCTCCAGAAACGATGCCATGAGACAATTACTAGCCCCCGGTAACACGCAGGGCTCCTTCCTCATCAGAGAGAGTGAGACCACACCAG GTAGTTTCTCCCTATCCGTGAGAGACCTGGACCACACAATGGGTGACATCATCAAGCACTACAGAATCCGCAACCTGGACGAAGGCGGATTCTACATCACCACCAAGATCTCCTTCGGTTCCCTTTCAGAGCTGGTCAAACATTATTCAC GAGAGGCTGATGGACTGTGCACTCGCCTGGTGAAGCCGTGCCAAACCCGAGCCCCTCAGAAGCCCTGGTGGCAGGATGAGTGGGAAGTGCCCCGTGAGGCTCTCAAACTGGAGCGCAGACTGGGGCAGGGACAGTTCGGGGAAGTATGGATGG gGTTGTATAACAACAACCGTCGGGTGGCTATCAAGAGTCTTAAGACAGGTACCATGTCCATTGCTGCTTTCCTGGCTGAGGCGAACCTGATGAAGACCCTGCAGCACCCTCGACTGGTGCGACTATTCGCTGTGGTGACACAGGAGCCCATTTATATCATCACTGAGTACATGGAGAACG GCAGCCTGGTGGATTTTTTGAAGACTCCAGAAGGAAGTGCTTTAACCATCAATACGCTGATCGATATGGCTGCCCAG GTCGCTGATGGAATGGCTTACATAGAGCAGAAGAACTATATCCATAGAGACCTGAGAGCTGCAAACATTTTGGTGTCTCAAGAGCTCATCTGCAAGATTGCTGACTTTGGCCTTGCCCGTCTCattgaaaataatgaatacactGCCAGAGAAG GTGCAAAGTTTCCAATCAAATGGACGGCACCTGAGGCCATAAACTACGGCACATTTTCGATCAAATCAGATGTTTGGTCGTTTGGAGTACTGCTGACAGAGATTGTTACCCATGGAAGAATCCCATATCCAG GAATGACAAACCCAGAGGTGATTGCAAACCTTGAGAGAGGGTACCGCATGCCTTGCCCTGATAACTGCCCCGAGGGACTATATGATGTCATGAAACGCTGCTGGACAGAGAACCCAGACAGTCGACCCACATTTGAGTATCTGCGCAGTGTTCTAGAGGACTTTTTTACCGCCACAGAGGGACAGTACCAGGAGCAGCCCTGCTGA
- the LOC128031472 gene encoding transmembrane protein 54: MVNSGICCGSLKDDKILMKMGLGLVLVGHVNFLLGALVHGAVLRHIKVFTWNKKLVYPISNVIALVAGLMAIIGGISAIVLSKNKKNQLLSWFLLVVSVLAALLGAASAVGITVASVRAIIWEGNTLFTHCNLPANMTYYSITNECPFDPTRVYGTTLILWFPLILMSVVEVVFSCRCFLACTSFLRLHCPWRRNVRVRIQLPEETAMPPLEDPNDEEPTEQNELLDKDSFAVETSCL; encoded by the exons ATGGTGAATTCGG GTATTTGTTGTGGCAGTCTGAAGGATGATAAGATCCTGATGAAGATGGGTTTGGGACTGGTGCTTGTGGGTCATGTGAACTTCTTGTTGGGGGCATTGGTACACGGAGCTGTCCTCAGACACATTAAGGTGTTCACTTGGAACAAGAAACTTGTCTACCCCATCTCCAATGTCATCGCTCTTGTGGCAGGACTTATG GCAATTATAGGTGGAATCTCAGCTATTGTTCTCTCAAAGAACAAGAAAAACCAGCTTCTG AGTTGGTTTCTTCTAGTTGTGAGTGTCTTGGCTGCTCTCTTGGGTGCTGCCTCTGCAGTGGGAATCACCGTTGCCTCAGTGAGGGCTATAATTTGGGAAGGAAACACTCTGTTTACCCACTGCAACCTGCCTGCCAACATGACCTACTACAGCATCACAAATGAATGCCCCTTTGACCCCACACGCGTCTAT GGTACTACATTAATCCTATGGTTTCCATTGATTCTGATGTCAGTGGTGGAGGTTGTGTTCTCCTGCCGCTGTTTCTTGGCTTGCACTTCTTTCCTCCGGTTGCACTGCCCATGGAGGAGAAATGTCAGG GTGCGTATCCAGTTGCCAGAAGAAACCGCGATGCCACCATTAGAAGATCCAAACGATGAGGAGCCAACAGAACAGAACGAACTACTTGACAAAGACTCCTTTGCTGTGGAGACTAGTTGTCTATAA